Proteins encoded by one window of Channa argus isolate prfri chromosome 1, Channa argus male v1.0, whole genome shotgun sequence:
- the LOC137127014 gene encoding serine/threonine-protein phosphatase 6 regulatory ankyrin repeat subunit A isoform X2, with amino-acid sequence MRSERASRVCIVVLEEVEEDEPCSSSPPPRPKSSHHATRTAAAQEDKPSLLRAIFNVDPEEVRSLIFKKEDVNIQDNEKRTPLHAAAYLGDAEIIELLILSGARVNAKDNKWLTPLHRAVASCSEDAVAVLLKHSADVNARDKNWQTPLHVAASNKAVHCAEALVPLLSNVNVSDRAGRTALHHAAFSGHVEMVKLLLSRGANINAFDKKDRRAIHWAAYMGHLEVVKLLVSGGAEVDCKDKKAYTPLHAAASSGMSNTVHYLLSLGVHVNEVNAYGNTPLHLACYNGQDVVVSDLIKAGANVNQVNERGFSALHFASSSRQGAECQELLLAHGAHINMQSNDGKTPLHMAATHGRFSCSQALIKNGADIDCEDKSRNTALHIAARYGHELIITALIKHRANTAKRGIYGMFPLHLAALSGFSDCCKKLVSSGFNIDTPDDFGRTCLHAAAAGGNLECLNLLLNIGADFNRRDNFGRTPLHYASANCNYQCVFALVGSGSSINELDQRSCSPLHYAAAADADGKCVGYLLRNNADPGLRDKRGYSAVHYASAYGRTCCLELMASETPLDVLMETSGTDVLSGSDSTAPISPLHLAAYHGHCGALEVLLSSLLDVDVRSPEGWTPLGLACTSGHQECVSLLLHHNASPMTRDYTYKQTAIHAAAMNGHPECLRLLMSGNTQHINVDVQDTNGQTPLMLAVLNGHTECVYSLLSQGANVEKQDRWGRTALHRGAVTGQEDCVEALLQRGASVYVRDIRGRSPLHLASACGRVGVLGALLQTTSTSQANIHLTDNQGYTPLHWACYNGYDACVEVLLDHEAFRKIKGNAFSPLHCAVMTDNEGVAEMLIDSLGTTIVNTTDSKGRTPLHAAAFSDHAECVSLLLSHGAQVNIVDTCTRRTPLMMAALNGQTNAVEVLVSSAKADLALQDTNRDTALHLACSKGHETSALLILEKISDRNVINCTNAALQTPLHVAARKGLTVAVQELLVKGASVLAVDENGYTPALACAPNRDVADCLALILNSMMPTSPMVTVAALPALSLTQTVINHHPTSNHISKGVAFDTPSPLRPDHASYCRPECLLSSVSADDELNDSDSETY; translated from the exons cCATCTCTGTTAAGAGCCATCTTCAATGTGGACCCAGAGGAAGTTCGCTCGCTCATATTCAAGAAAGAGGATGTTAACATTCAG GATAATGAGAAGCGGACACCTCTGCATGCTGCAGCTTACCTAGGAGATGCTGAGATCATTGAACTGCTCATCCTCTCAG GAGCCAGAGTAAATGCCAAAGATAACAAATGGTTGACTCCTCTTCATCGAGCTGTTGCCTCCTGTAGTGAG GATGCCGTGGCAGTGTTGCTGAAGCACAGTGCAGATGTTAATGCCCGAGACAAGAACTGGCAGACCCCGCTCCATGTAGCTGCTAGCAATAAAGCGGTGCACTGTGCTGAGGCATTGGTGCCGCTGTTAAGTAACGTCAATGTGTCTGACCGGGCGGGACGCACAGCCCTACACCATGCTGCCTTCAGTGGACATGTAGAG ATGGTCAAGTTGTTGCTGTCTAGAGGAGCAAACATTAATGCATTTGACAAGAAGGACAGGAGAGCTATTCATTGGGCAGCCTACATGG GTCACCTGGAGGTGGTGAAATTACTGGTGTCCGGTGGAGCTGAGGTTGACTGTAAGGACAAGAAGGCGTACACCCCACTCCATGCAGCCGCATCCAGTGGCATGAGCAACACAGTGCACTACCTACTGAGCCTGGGTGTTCAT GTGAATGAAGTGAATGCTTATGGCAACACCCCACTCCATCTGGCCTGTTACAATGGACAGGATGTGGTGGTCAGTGACCTCATCAAGGCAGGGGCAAATGTCAACCAG GTGAATGAGAGGGGTTTTTCTGCCCTACATTTTGCTTCTTCCTCACGCCAAGGGGCAGAGTGTCAGGAGCTGCTCCTGGCTCATGGAGCACACATCAACATGCAG AGTAATGATGGTAAGACTCCTCTTCATATGGCAGCTACTCATGGAAGGTTTTCCTGTTCTCAGGCACTGATTAAAAATG GAGCTGATATTGATTGTGAGGACAAGAGCAGAAACACTGCTCTTCACATCGCTGCCCGTTATGGCCATGAGCTCATCATCACAGCACTCATTAAACATCGGGCCAACACTGCCAA GAGAGGCATTTATGGGATGTTCCCTCTACACCTGGCAGCTCTTAGCGGCTTCTCAGATTGCTGCAAGAAGCTGGTGTCCTCAG GGTTCAACATAGACACCCCCGATGACTTTGGAAGAACCTGTCTACACGCTGCTGCAGCTGGGGG GAACCTGGAGTGTCTGAACTTGCTGTTAAACATAGGAGCAGACTTTAACAGGAGAGACAACTTTGGAAG GACTCCGTTACACTATGCATCTGCTAACTGTAACTACCAGTGTGTTTTTGCCCTGGTGGGTTCTGGTTCAAGCATTAATGAGCTGgaccagagaagctgcagcccttTGCACTATGCTGCTGCTGCCGATGCTGATGGGAA GTGTGTGGGGTACTTGTTGAGGAACAATGCTGATCCAGGGTTGAGAGACAAACGGGGTTACAGTGCTGTACATTATGCCTCAGCCTATGGACGTACATGCTGCTTGGAGCTG ATGGCAAGTGAGACACCTCTTGATGTG TTAATGGAGACATCAGGAACGGATGTCCTGAGTGGTTCAGACAGTACGGCCCCCATCAGTCCACTCCATCTTGCG GCTTATCATGGACACTGTGGAGCATTAGAGGTTCTTTTATCATCCCTGCTGGACGTGGATGTTCGCAGCCCAGAGGGCTGGACCCCACTTGGCCTGGCCTGCACCAGTGGTCATCAGGAGTGTGTCTCACTGCTGTTGCACCACAACGCCTCACCCATGACCCGTGactacacatacaaacagacagCCATACACGCTGCAG cTATGAATGGACACCCAGAGTGCCTGCGCCTACTCATGAGCGGCAATACCCAACACATTAATGTGGATGTACAAGACACCAACGGACA GACTCCTCTGATGTTAGCTGTGCTAAATGGACACACAGAGTGTGTGTACTCTCTGCTCAGTCAGGgagcaaatgtggaaaaacaggACCGCTGGGGGAGGACGGCACTACACAGAGGG GCTGTTACAGGCCAGGAGGATTGTGTGGAGGCCCTCCTTCAGCGTGGGGCTAGTGTTTATGTGAGAGACATCCGGGGACGCTCCCCTCTTCACCTAGCATCTGCTTGCGGCCGTGTGGGTGTCCTGGGTGCCCTGCTGCAGACGACCAGCACCTCACAAGCTAACATACACCTCACTGACAACCAGGGTTACACACCGCTGCACTGGGCCTGCTACAATG GATATGATGCCTGTGTGGAGGTGTTATTAGACCATGAGGCGTTCAGGAAGATTAAGGGCAATGCATTTAGCCCACTGCACTGTGCTGT TATGACTGATAATGAGGGAGTTGCTGAGATGTTAATTGACTCCCTGGGAACAACTATTGTTAACACCACTGACTCTAAGGGCAG GACCCCCCTTCATGCCGCTGCTTTTTCTGACCACGCGGAGtgtgtttctcttcttctgaGCCATGGAGCTCAGGTAAACATAGTTGACACATGCACACGGAGGACACCACTGATGATGGCAGCTCTAAATGGACAGACCAATGCTGTTG AGGTGTTGGTGAGCAGTGCTAAAGCAGATTTGGCACTACAGGATACAAACAGGGACACAGCATTACATCTGGCTTGCAGCAAG GGTCATGAGACAAGTGCCTTGTTGATTCTGGAGAAGATAAGCGACAGGAACGTTATCAACTGCACCAATGCTGCTCTCCAGAC GCCCTTGCACGTAGCAGCCAGGAAGGGCTTGACAGTGGCTGTTCAGGAACTGCTGGTAAAAGGAGCCAGTGTTTTGGCAGTGGACGAAAACG GATACACTCCAGCTTTGGCCTGTGCTCCCAACCGTGACGTAGCCGATTGTCTGGCCCTAATCCTCAACTCTATGATGCCCACTTCCCCCATGGTCACAGTAGCAGCTTTACCTGCACTTTCTCTCACTCAAACAGTCATCAACCACCACCCCACCTCCAACCACATCTCCAAAGGTGTGGCCTTTGACACCCCATCCCCTCTGAGGCCTGATCACGCCTCCTACTGCAGGCCAGAATGTCTactgtcctctgtctctgcGGACGATGAGCTGAATGACTCCGATTCAGAGACATATTGA